DNA sequence from the Streptomyces canus genome:
ACCCGCGACGACATACTCAAACGGGATCTGGAGGACGTGAAGTTCACCCGCGGGGACTGCAAGGTGTCCTACGGCGTGCTCGAGTCGGACCCCTACTCGGGCAAGGAGGTGACCTACCGGCGTGGTCGCAGCCAGGTCGACATCGACCACGTGGTCGCGCTCTCCGACGCCTGGCAGAAGGGGGCCAAGTACTGGGAGCCCGGCAAGCGGATAGCTCTCGCCAACGACCCCCTCAACCTCCTCGCCGTCGACGCGAGCACCAACCGTTCCAAGGGGGACGGTGACACGGCGACCTGGCTGCCGCCGAACAAGGGGTACCGGTGCACGTATGTCGCCGCCCAGGTCGCCGTGAAGAAGAAGTACGACCTGTGGGTCACGGCCGCCGAGAAGTCCGCGATGGAGAAGGTCCTCTCGGGCTGCCCCGGCCAGAAGCTCCCGGCCGGCGGCAATCCGACGGCGGCGCCGCCGCGGTTCCACGCGGACTGAGGACTCGCGCCGGCCATGGGCTTCGGGCCTCGTGAGCCGTGGCCACCAGGGCTTGCGCCGAGCGGCCGCGGGGCGGGGGGCGGGAAATGCGCTTTCAGACGGGCGGGCCCGCGCCTACGGTGACCGCATGGAGCTGAAGGTGTCGAGTCTTGCCGAGCGTCCCGAGATGCGGGAGCGCGTTCTCGGCATGGCCAACAGCTGGCCGGAGTTCGTGACCCAGGACCCCGTGGGCAACGCCCACTACGGACGGATCTCCGCCGAACTCCCCGCGCACGTCCTGTTCGCCGAGGACGAGCGGGGAGAGGTCGTCGCGCATGCCCACAGCGTCCCCTTCGCCCTCCACGTCGAGGACCGCGGTGAACTGCCGGCGCGGGGCTGGGACGAGGTGCTGGTGTGGGCGTTCGAGGATCTGCGTCATGGCGTACGGCCCGACACGGCCAGCGCGATCTCGGTCGTCGTCGACCCGCGACTCCAGGGCCACGGCCTGTCCGCTCTGATGCTTTCGGCGATGCGTGACAACGCCCGCGCCCACGGCTTCAGCGAGGTCGTCGCGCCGGTCCGCCCCAGTGCCAAGCACCTGGAACCGCACACGCCGATCCAGGAGTACGCCCACCGGGTACGCCCCGACGGCCTGCCGTACGACCCCTGGGTGCGCGTCCACGCCCGGGCCGGCGGTGTCGTTCACGCGGTGGCACCGGCCTCCATGACGGTGTCCGGTTCGCTGGAGCAGTGGCGCGGCTGGACCGGACTGCCCTTCGACACCCAGGGCGACATCGAGGTGCCCGGGGCGCTGGTGCCGGTGCGGTGCGAGCCGGAGCGCGGCTATGCGGTGTACGTCGAGCCCAACGTATGGATGCGGCACGCCCTTTGAGCGTGCCGCATCCCTGGTGCGTCCTGATGCGCCGAGTCTCGGCGTGGCTCAGCCGCCGAGGGCGTCGAGGTCCAGGATCTCGCCGGCCGGCTTCTGCGCAGGGACCGGCTCGTCGAAGTCGCTGAAGATGACCGACCCCTGGTCCGCTCCGGCCGTGCTGTCGATCCGCAGCAGATACGGCTTGCCCTCGGTGGCGACATACAGCGTGTAGCGGTCCTTGCCGTCCTTCTCGTGCAGGGTGATCGCCGGCGCCCCGTCGACGGTGGTCGTGCTGCCGCGGCTCGCGTCGGAGTTGCCGTCCTCGGCGCCGTCGAGCACCGCGCCCAGGTCGCAGAAGCCCTCGAACTCCTTGGCGTCCTCGCCCGTCGCCTTCGTCTTGGTCCACTTGCCGGCCAGCATGGCCACGGCCGCGTCGGTGTCCGCCTTCGACTCGCCCTCGCTCTGCTCCCGCAGGAGCGCCTCGTCGAACTTCATGTACACGATGTCGCCGGTCTTGATCAGGTCGGCCTTGCCCTTGCCGCCCATGCCGATGGTGCCGGCGCACTCGCCCTTCTTGTTCAGGAGGACGTCGAGGCTGATGGTGCCGCCGCTCTCGTCGTCGGGGATGGCGCCCTTCATGCGCAGCGACGAGGCTCCGGTCGTGGCCTTGATGGCCCGGTCGGCTATCTCGCCGCCGGTCAGCCCGGCGAACGGTTCCTTCTTCGCGGCCGACTTGCCCGGCTCGGCGGATGCGCTGGACGCGCTCGTCCTGCTGTCCGCCTTGTCCTGGCCGGGCTGGCAGCCGGTGAGTCCTGCGGTGGCCGCGGCTGCGATGCAGAGAGCGGCAAGTGCGGTACGACGCATGGTGATTCCTTGGTGGGGATGCGGTGAGGTGATGAGGTGCGGGGCGCGCTGTGCGTGGGACGCGCCCCCGGTGGTGAGCGGAAGGA
Encoded proteins:
- a CDS encoding HNH endonuclease family protein, encoding MRRLRGGAAAAVVLVFAVAGCKAETATGSGGPEESGGAGGSGAALTAAKSLTVKGRAPKTGYERDRFGTAWADTDSNDCDTRDDILKRDLEDVKFTRGDCKVSYGVLESDPYSGKEVTYRRGRSQVDIDHVVALSDAWQKGAKYWEPGKRIALANDPLNLLAVDASTNRSKGDGDTATWLPPNKGYRCTYVAAQVAVKKKYDLWVTAAEKSAMEKVLSGCPGQKLPAGGNPTAAPPRFHAD
- a CDS encoding GNAT family N-acetyltransferase; this encodes MELKVSSLAERPEMRERVLGMANSWPEFVTQDPVGNAHYGRISAELPAHVLFAEDERGEVVAHAHSVPFALHVEDRGELPARGWDEVLVWAFEDLRHGVRPDTASAISVVVDPRLQGHGLSALMLSAMRDNARAHGFSEVVAPVRPSAKHLEPHTPIQEYAHRVRPDGLPYDPWVRVHARAGGVVHAVAPASMTVSGSLEQWRGWTGLPFDTQGDIEVPGALVPVRCEPERGYAVYVEPNVWMRHAL